Proteins encoded within one genomic window of Methanothrix harundinacea 6Ac:
- a CDS encoding signal recognition particle protein Srp54, with translation MVLDSLGGSLRGALKKIASASRIDKQVVDEAVREIQRALLQADVNVKLVMNLSNRIRDRALSEKPAPGMNPREHVINIVYQELINLVGKSSPVTLEKQTIMLVGLQGSGKTTTAAKLATFFQRKGLRSAVVCADTFRAGAFDQLKALCEKQGVFFYGEKGNPDAPAVARRGLEASRKYDIVIVDTAGRHALEKDLIQEMMDIDAVVAADHKLLVMDAALGQQASEQAKAFNKAVGITGVIITKLDGTAKGGGAMSAVAETNSSVAFIGVGETPNDLERFEADRFISRLLGMGDIKTLIERAQETKVEEEVDVEALMRGKFTLKDMCKQMEAINKMGPLKQIMQMLPLGGMGLDLSDQEYQVTKDRLEKYRVIMSSMTEAELEDPKIITASRIKRISRGSGTPPELVRELLKSHKAMQKALKGMRGMNKMGMKRMMKKFGPMMGGGM, from the coding sequence ATGGTTCTGGACAGCCTTGGCGGGTCGCTGAGGGGGGCGCTGAAGAAGATCGCCTCCGCCAGCAGGATAGATAAGCAGGTCGTCGACGAGGCGGTGAGGGAGATCCAGCGGGCCCTCCTCCAGGCGGACGTCAACGTCAAGCTGGTGATGAACCTCTCCAACCGGATCCGGGACCGGGCCCTCTCCGAGAAGCCCGCCCCGGGGATGAACCCGAGGGAGCACGTCATCAACATCGTCTACCAGGAGCTGATCAACCTCGTCGGCAAAAGCTCTCCGGTCACCCTGGAGAAGCAGACGATCATGCTCGTCGGCCTTCAGGGCAGTGGTAAAACCACCACCGCGGCGAAGCTCGCCACCTTCTTCCAGAGGAAGGGGCTCCGCTCGGCGGTCGTCTGCGCTGACACCTTCAGGGCCGGCGCCTTCGACCAGCTGAAGGCGTTATGCGAGAAGCAGGGGGTCTTCTTCTACGGCGAGAAGGGGAACCCCGACGCCCCCGCCGTCGCCAGGCGCGGCCTGGAGGCGTCGAGGAAGTACGACATCGTGATCGTCGACACCGCCGGAAGACACGCCCTGGAGAAGGATCTCATCCAGGAGATGATGGATATCGACGCCGTCGTCGCCGCCGACCACAAGCTCCTGGTCATGGACGCAGCCCTCGGCCAGCAGGCGAGCGAGCAGGCGAAGGCCTTCAACAAGGCCGTTGGAATTACAGGGGTCATCATCACCAAGCTCGACGGGACCGCCAAGGGGGGCGGCGCCATGTCCGCCGTCGCCGAGACCAACTCCTCGGTCGCCTTCATCGGGGTCGGCGAGACCCCCAATGACCTCGAAAGGTTCGAGGCCGACCGGTTCATATCCCGCCTCCTGGGGATGGGGGACATCAAGACCCTCATCGAGCGGGCCCAGGAGACGAAGGTCGAGGAGGAGGTGGACGTCGAGGCCCTGATGCGGGGCAAGTTCACCCTGAAGGACATGTGCAAGCAGATGGAGGCGATCAACAAGATGGGCCCCCTGAAGCAGATCATGCAGATGCTCCCCCTCGGCGGGATGGGGCTCGACCTCTCCGACCAGGAGTACCAGGTCACCAAGGACCGGCTCGAGAAGTACCGGGTGATCATGTCCTCCATGACGGAGGCGGAATTGGAGGACCCCAAGATCATCACCGCCTCCCGGATCAAGCGGATCTCCCGGGGCAGTGGTACTCCGCC
- the uppS gene encoding polyprenyl diphosphate synthase, with product MDLCRWPLASRLLRPLYRDVLLRRALRGEVPGHVAIIQDGNRRYARMRGVPNFEGHSRGAETTEMVADWCLELGIKHLSVYTFSTENFDRDEAEKDYLFRLVERKLLELAGSEKVHKNRIRVRAIGRTALLPGRLQEAIRKVEEATRGYDGMYFNLALAYGGKSEIADAARSLAGAVREGGLDPRDVDENVVASHLYPPGEAPLPRVDLIIRTGGEMRTSNFLPWQANGSRSPVHFCSPYWPEFGRIEFLRAVRTFQACRGRGSSNQQA from the coding sequence ATGGATCTCTGCCGATGGCCCCTCGCCTCCCGCCTCCTCCGGCCCCTCTACAGGGACGTCCTCTTGAGGCGGGCTCTGAGGGGCGAAGTCCCCGGGCACGTGGCCATAATCCAGGACGGTAACCGCCGCTACGCCAGGATGCGGGGCGTCCCCAACTTCGAAGGACATAGCAGGGGCGCCGAGACGACGGAGATGGTGGCGGACTGGTGTCTGGAGCTGGGGATAAAGCACCTCTCCGTATACACCTTCTCCACCGAGAACTTCGACCGGGACGAGGCGGAGAAGGATTACCTCTTCCGCCTGGTGGAGCGGAAGCTTCTGGAGCTGGCCGGATCGGAGAAGGTCCACAAGAACCGGATCCGGGTGAGGGCCATCGGGAGGACCGCCCTCCTCCCCGGCCGCCTCCAGGAGGCGATCCGGAAGGTGGAGGAGGCGACCCGGGGCTACGACGGTATGTACTTCAACCTCGCCCTCGCCTACGGCGGAAAGAGCGAGATCGCCGACGCCGCCCGCTCCCTCGCCGGGGCGGTGAGGGAGGGGGGGCTCGACCCCCGGGACGTCGACGAGAACGTCGTGGCGTCCCACCTCTACCCCCCGGGGGAGGCTCCCCTGCCCCGGGTGGACCTGATAATCAGGACCGGCGGAGAGATGAGGACCTCCAACTTCCTCCCCTGGCAGGCGAACGGCTCCCGGTCCCCCGTCCACTTCTGCTCCCCCTACTGGCCCGAGTTCGGGAGGATCGAGTTTCTGAGGGCGGTGAGGACCTTCCAGGCCTGCCGCGGGCGGGGGTCCTCAAATCAACAGGCTTAA
- the eif1A gene encoding translation initiation factor eIF-1A: protein MANYASTKRKRDAQGPEIVTRVRLPRAHDREVFGYVETLLGSNRLRVRCLDGKERMARIPGKMKKRIWIREGDVVIVVPWDFQDEKADVVWRYTGPQVDYLERKGFLKR, encoded by the coding sequence CTGGCAAATTATGCGAGCACAAAACGGAAACGGGATGCCCAAGGTCCGGAGATAGTGACCCGGGTCCGCCTCCCGCGAGCCCACGATCGAGAGGTCTTCGGCTACGTCGAGACCCTCCTAGGCTCCAACAGGCTGAGGGTGAGGTGCCTCGACGGCAAGGAGAGGATGGCGAGGATTCCCGGCAAGATGAAGAAGAGGATATGGATCCGGGAAGGCGACGTGGTCATCGTCGTCCCCTGGGACTTTCAGGACGAGAAGGCCGACGTAGTATGGAGATATACCGGACCTCAGGTTGATTACCTGGAGCGGAAGGGCTTCCTCAAAAGGTAG
- a CDS encoding serine protein kinase RIO: protein MTEESKKIRQFEAKIDLLRERIKDSDDFKVQDEVFDRRALMDLYALASRGVIGSLGGAVSTGKEANIFRAKGEDGSDLAIKIYRINTSNFKAMQNYLLGDPRFGSIKGTKRAVVVAWTKKEFRNLKRAEEVGVRVPHPIAMRENILVMEMVGDGDAPAPQIKDVALEPEEAKLALDEISEYVSVLYNRANLVHADLSEFNILYRRGEPVIIDMGQSVTLDHPMARSFLDRDISNLARFFKKRYGIGSEEEIRERIRAGRGG, encoded by the coding sequence ATGACCGAGGAGTCCAAGAAAATCCGCCAGTTCGAGGCGAAGATCGACCTGTTGCGGGAGCGGATCAAAGATTCTGACGACTTTAAGGTCCAGGACGAGGTCTTCGACCGCCGCGCCCTGATGGACCTCTACGCCCTCGCTAGCAGGGGGGTGATCGGCTCCCTCGGGGGGGCGGTCAGCACCGGGAAGGAGGCGAACATCTTCCGCGCCAAGGGCGAAGACGGGTCCGACCTCGCCATAAAAATTTACAGGATCAATACCAGCAACTTCAAGGCGATGCAGAACTACCTCCTGGGAGACCCCCGGTTCGGGTCGATCAAGGGGACGAAGAGGGCGGTCGTCGTCGCCTGGACGAAGAAGGAGTTTCGAAACCTGAAGCGGGCTGAGGAGGTGGGGGTGAGGGTGCCCCATCCCATCGCCATGAGGGAGAACATCCTCGTCATGGAGATGGTGGGCGACGGCGACGCCCCGGCTCCCCAGATCAAGGACGTGGCCCTGGAGCCGGAGGAGGCGAAGCTCGCCCTCGATGAGATATCCGAGTACGTCTCAGTCCTCTACAACAGGGCGAACCTCGTCCACGCCGACCTGAGCGAGTTCAACATCCTCTACCGCCGGGGAGAGCCGGTGATCATCGACATGGGCCAGTCGGTGACCCTGGATCATCCCATGGCCAGGAGCTTTCTGGATAGGGACATATCAAACCTGGCTCGCTTCTTCAAAAAGAGGTACGGGATCGGCTCGGAGGAGGAGATCCGGGAGCGGATACGGGCCGGCCGGGGCGGTTGA
- a CDS encoding KH domain-containing protein, whose protein sequence is MHIKIPADRIGALVGPSGSVKSMFEEKTGATIDIDSENGAVEITPGEDPIMAMRLAEVVRAIGRGFSPERALPILEDELLMLDVIDLSRAFNTKSDMARVKGRIIGKDGRTREIAEKLTGAGISVYGKTIGIIGNPDQIRVARTAIEMLIDGAPHGAVYGYLEKKSQELARSGIDDL, encoded by the coding sequence TTGCACATCAAGATTCCAGCAGATAGAATAGGGGCTCTGGTGGGCCCTTCAGGATCGGTGAAGAGCATGTTCGAGGAGAAGACCGGGGCCACCATCGATATCGATAGCGAGAACGGCGCCGTGGAGATCACCCCCGGGGAGGACCCGATCATGGCGATGCGCCTCGCCGAGGTCGTCCGCGCCATCGGCCGGGGCTTCTCTCCCGAGAGGGCCCTTCCCATCCTGGAGGACGAGCTGTTGATGCTCGACGTCATCGACCTCTCCCGGGCCTTCAACACCAAAAGCGACATGGCCCGGGTAAAGGGGAGGATCATCGGCAAGGACGGGAGGACCCGGGAGATCGCCGAGAAGCTGACCGGCGCCGGGATCTCGGTCTACGGCAAGACGATCGGGATCATAGGAAACCCCGACCAGATCCGGGTGGCCCGGACCGCCATCGAGATGCTGATCGACGGCGCCCCCCACGGCGCTGTCTATGGATACCTGGAGAAGAAGAGCCAGGAGCTCGCCAGGTCCGGGATCGACGACCTCTGA
- a CDS encoding formate dehydrogenase accessory sulfurtransferase FdhD — protein sequence MKYQPFRALRFDGGEAFEVEERMPKEVELEIFANGVLIGRATITPSQEKEFVAGHLRYRGLIEDGSEILRLSVEGGRAEASTGAAAARPSRRFLPGGPGAAAGPVGAVRAGWILANLESTLASQLYEKTGGTHTSSLCSGEEILATAEDFGRLNTLEKIFGWAILAGVDLGRCYAVTSGRITGKTVEKASRFGVPIVASKGAVTTLAVEMAEDWGMTLVGFARQGRMNVYTGRDRVTPD from the coding sequence GTGAAGTACCAGCCCTTCAGGGCCCTGAGGTTCGATGGAGGCGAGGCCTTCGAGGTCGAGGAACGGATGCCCAAAGAGGTCGAGCTCGAGATCTTCGCGAACGGCGTCCTCATCGGCCGGGCCACCATCACCCCTTCCCAGGAGAAGGAGTTTGTGGCGGGCCACCTCCGATACCGGGGCCTGATAGAGGACGGCTCTGAGATCTTGCGCCTCTCGGTGGAGGGGGGTAGGGCGGAGGCGTCGACGGGGGCTGCGGCCGCCCGTCCTTCGCGAAGGTTCCTCCCCGGGGGGCCGGGAGCGGCGGCCGGGCCGGTGGGGGCCGTCAGGGCCGGATGGATCCTCGCTAACCTCGAGTCCACCCTGGCGTCGCAACTCTATGAGAAGACGGGCGGGACCCACACCTCCTCCCTCTGCTCCGGAGAGGAGATCCTGGCGACCGCCGAGGACTTCGGAAGGCTCAACACCCTCGAAAAGATCTTCGGATGGGCCATCCTCGCAGGCGTCGATCTGGGGCGGTGCTACGCCGTCACCTCCGGGAGGATCACGGGAAAGACCGTCGAGAAGGCCTCCCGCTTCGGCGTCCCGATCGTCGCCTCCAAGGGGGCGGTCACCACCCTCGCCGTCGAGATGGCGGAAGATTGGGGGATGACCCTGGTGGGCTTCGCCCGCCAGGGTAGGATGAACGTCTACACCGGCCGGGATAGGGTCACCCCGGACTGA
- a CDS encoding site-2 protease family protein, giving the protein MDLNLELNLYDWLFLGILALNLHWILALRLSKREKVSGLKIGNWGPVIMIRTTRWLSLIDRLSRPERLWKLSITAGIPLVVLGMLFFLVLFLRTTLTVMMTPPEPSVYTAPRNVLLIPGINQFIPWFAWIALFVTMAVHEFAHGILCRAEGIRVKSMGIALLGAPVAAFVEPDEEELFGSDGRRAKASRAARVRILSAGVVANFVVAAVALALFFGPVIGAIAPLERVVVVDVVPGSDADLAGFERQMILQEVEGVRIDDIGGLVAMGTDKKRMSLLRGEDLVEMDLEGPFRGGVVVSYVFEGSAADEAGIAPGFAISEIDGVSTPDWEAFRAVMNSTREGQTVTLGTNRGEHSVNLTANPDGSGTGFIGIIFSPTRAVYIDGATLQEFPAGPFLAELKNMPRSGIGGMISLLGLPFSGIRGFTEMGFPGFVGWITHLFEPTGWAEPLGGKIFWIANLLFWVGLINLYAGLFNCLPAVPLDGGHIFRDLLHMGFAAVFKSEARAERMTRAVVAFMAWLIFSSLLFIILAPYIAHGFGG; this is encoded by the coding sequence TTGGACCTGAACCTGGAGCTGAACCTTTACGACTGGCTTTTTTTGGGGATCCTCGCCCTCAACCTCCACTGGATCCTCGCCCTCAGGCTGAGCAAGCGAGAGAAGGTCTCAGGGCTGAAGATCGGCAACTGGGGCCCTGTAATCATGATCAGGACGACGAGGTGGCTCTCCCTCATCGACCGGCTGAGCAGGCCAGAGAGGCTCTGGAAGCTCTCCATAACCGCCGGGATACCCCTCGTCGTCCTGGGGATGCTCTTCTTCCTGGTCCTCTTCCTCCGGACGACCCTGACGGTGATGATGACCCCGCCGGAGCCCTCCGTCTACACCGCCCCGAGGAACGTCCTTCTGATACCGGGGATAAACCAGTTCATCCCCTGGTTTGCCTGGATCGCCCTCTTCGTCACGATGGCGGTCCACGAGTTCGCCCACGGTATCCTCTGCAGGGCGGAGGGGATCCGGGTGAAGTCGATGGGGATCGCCCTCCTCGGAGCTCCCGTCGCCGCCTTCGTCGAGCCCGACGAGGAGGAGCTCTTCGGCTCCGACGGTCGGAGGGCGAAGGCCTCCCGGGCGGCCCGGGTCAGGATCCTCTCCGCCGGGGTCGTGGCGAACTTCGTCGTGGCAGCCGTGGCTCTGGCCCTCTTCTTCGGGCCGGTGATCGGGGCGATCGCCCCCCTGGAGAGGGTGGTGGTGGTGGACGTCGTCCCCGGCTCCGACGCCGACCTCGCCGGCTTTGAGAGGCAGATGATCCTCCAGGAGGTGGAAGGGGTCCGGATCGACGACATCGGGGGGCTCGTGGCGATGGGGACCGATAAAAAGAGGATGAGCCTCCTCCGGGGGGAGGATCTGGTGGAGATGGACCTGGAGGGGCCCTTCCGGGGGGGTGTCGTCGTCTCTTACGTCTTCGAAGGCTCGGCGGCCGACGAGGCGGGGATCGCTCCGGGTTTCGCCATCTCGGAGATCGATGGCGTCTCGACCCCGGACTGGGAGGCCTTCAGGGCCGTCATGAACTCCACCCGGGAGGGGCAGACCGTCACCCTGGGGACGAACCGGGGGGAGCATTCCGTCAACCTCACGGCGAACCCCGACGGCTCGGGGACGGGGTTCATCGGGATCATCTTCTCCCCGACGAGGGCGGTCTACATCGACGGCGCCACCCTCCAGGAGTTCCCGGCGGGACCCTTCCTCGCGGAGCTGAAGAATATGCCCCGATCCGGCATCGGTGGGATGATCTCCCTCCTCGGCCTCCCCTTCTCGGGGATCCGGGGCTTCACGGAGATGGGCTTTCCCGGCTTTGTCGGATGGATCACCCACCTCTTTGAGCCGACCGGCTGGGCGGAGCCCCTCGGCGGGAAGATCTTCTGGATCGCGAACCTCCTCTTCTGGGTGGGGCTGATCAACCTCTACGCCGGCCTCTTCAACTGCCTCCCGGCGGTCCCCCTGGACGGGGGGCACATCTTTCGGGATTTGCTGCACATGGGGTTTGCGGCGGTCTTCAAGAGCGAGGCCAGGGCGGAGAGGATGACCAGAGCGGTGGTGGCGTTTATGGCCTGGCTGATCTTCTCGTCCCTCCTCTTCATCATCCTCGCCCCCTACATCGCCCACGGATTTGGGGGATGA